In a single window of the Halobacteriovorax sp. DA5 genome:
- a CDS encoding lipoate--protein ligase, whose translation MASTPIKFYYIHSTNPYVNLAFEDYLFRKHQLDNSHEQILILWKSAPSIVMGKFQNPWIECQVKKIRELGINLVRRQSGGGCVYHDLGNLNYSFICPKSAYDKSKNASIIVSGLKSLGIDAFENHRHDLRLIHNEVDYKISGCAFKETKHSALHHGTLLIDANLNQLNDLLRSKLTAEAAMGVKSVPSQVINLKQVNADINESVIVSAIKKSFEFNYNTQSEAFELAEQDICMIDSLMEKIQSNMSWDWVYGATPKFSFKVADYLVTAKYAKVIACNPENPSLIDLIVDKDYYLSRQDFKLTQQQSEFIKECHRILFV comes from the coding sequence ATGGCCTCTACTCCAATTAAATTCTACTATATCCATTCAACTAATCCCTATGTCAATTTAGCATTTGAAGATTATTTGTTTCGTAAACATCAGCTTGATAATAGTCATGAGCAAATTCTCATTCTTTGGAAGAGTGCTCCAAGTATTGTGATGGGGAAATTTCAAAATCCATGGATTGAGTGTCAGGTAAAAAAAATAAGAGAGCTTGGGATTAATCTTGTTAGAAGACAAAGTGGTGGGGGCTGTGTTTATCATGACCTAGGTAATTTAAACTACTCCTTCATTTGCCCTAAGTCTGCTTACGATAAATCTAAGAACGCTTCCATTATTGTATCAGGACTTAAGTCTTTGGGCATTGATGCTTTTGAAAATCATCGTCATGATCTTAGGCTTATACATAATGAAGTGGATTATAAAATATCAGGTTGTGCCTTTAAAGAAACAAAACATAGTGCCCTTCATCATGGAACGCTTTTAATTGATGCTAACCTTAATCAGTTAAATGATCTTCTGCGCTCGAAACTTACGGCCGAAGCGGCCATGGGAGTTAAGTCTGTTCCTTCACAGGTGATAAATCTGAAGCAAGTAAATGCTGATATTAATGAGTCAGTTATTGTTTCTGCCATTAAGAAGTCTTTTGAGTTCAATTATAATACCCAGAGCGAGGCCTTTGAATTAGCTGAACAAGATATTTGTATGATCGATTCCCTGATGGAAAAGATTCAGTCAAATATGAGTTGGGACTGGGTTTACGGTGCAACTCCTAAGTTTTCATTCAAGGTCGCAGACTACTTGGTAACAGCTAAGTACGCTAAAGTTATTGCTTGTAATCCAGAAAATCCTTCTTTAATTGATCTAATCGTCGACAAGGATTATTATTTATCAAGACAAGATTTTAAACTTACTCAGCAGCAAAGCGAATTTATTAAGGAATGTCACCGTATTCTCTTTGTTTAG
- a CDS encoding Crp/Fnr family transcriptional regulator, whose protein sequence is MRETIHIIPGEAIINEGEESSCMYLLKEGTLAVYKDIEGEQKQIGTIYSGEFVGEVSFLDKRTRCATVKAITDCELEIFDAQKFNEFIESRPKWLQSMMKTLADRLRSTNEKIKV, encoded by the coding sequence ATGAGAGAGACTATTCATATTATTCCAGGTGAGGCCATCATCAATGAAGGCGAGGAAAGTAGTTGTATGTACCTCTTAAAAGAAGGCACGCTGGCCGTCTATAAAGATATTGAAGGTGAACAGAAACAGATAGGAACGATTTATAGTGGTGAATTTGTCGGTGAAGTAAGTTTTCTTGATAAGAGAACTCGTTGTGCCACTGTTAAGGCCATTACTGATTGTGAGCTTGAGATTTTTGATGCACAAAAATTCAATGAGTTTATCGAGTCGAGGCCTAAATGGTTACAGAGTATGATGAAGACCTTGGCCGATCGCCTTCGTTCAACTAATGAAAAGATAAAAGTTTAA
- the panD gene encoding aspartate 1-decarboxylase has product MREMLQSKIHKAVVTQADLNYIGSITIDEELLELVDLWPGQKVLIVSNTNGARLETYVIKGERGSGEICLNGAAAHLINVGHEVIIIGFQMTDQKDIRPKQILVDKNNKFIQYL; this is encoded by the coding sequence AATTCACAAGGCCGTGGTTACACAGGCCGACTTAAATTACATCGGTTCAATTACGATTGATGAAGAGTTACTTGAGCTTGTCGATTTATGGCCAGGACAAAAAGTTCTTATCGTCTCTAATACGAATGGAGCGCGCTTAGAAACTTATGTTATCAAAGGCGAACGTGGTTCAGGAGAGATTTGTCTAAATGGTGCTGCCGCTCATCTTATAAATGTGGGCCACGAAGTTATCATTATTGGTTTTCAAATGACTGACCAAAAAGATATTAGACCAAAACAGATCTTAGTCGATAAGAATAATAAATTTATTCAATACCTCTAA
- a CDS encoding Crp/Fnr family transcriptional regulator encodes MSSPTNLFINANQYLIREGDESTEIYILEEGTLGVYKVRNDQEVKIGTIFPGELVGEMSFFDRGPRCATIKALTNSRLIVIPSVKFEAYLSKQPKWFRNLLETLIDRIRKASSRIRPEV; translated from the coding sequence ATGAGTAGCCCAACTAATTTATTCATTAATGCTAATCAATATCTTATTCGTGAAGGTGATGAGAGTACAGAAATCTATATCCTCGAAGAGGGAACTCTTGGGGTCTATAAAGTTAGAAATGACCAAGAGGTTAAGATTGGAACGATCTTTCCTGGAGAGTTAGTTGGTGAGATGAGTTTCTTTGATCGAGGGCCACGTTGTGCCACGATCAAGGCACTGACAAACTCAAGGCTAATAGTCATCCCTTCAGTTAAATTTGAAGCTTATTTAAGTAAGCAACCTAAGTGGTTTAGAAATTTATTAGAAACTTTAATTGATCGAATCCGAAAAGCATCAAGTCGTATTAGGCCAGAAGTTTAG
- a CDS encoding leucine-rich repeat domain-containing protein, whose translation MLLKLSKKHDLFEASKNIDNYLSVENLEFSLKHSCHIIIDCAKLSSLRKLYIYAQAQCKLTLSNAQELEILKLKGVCNLQELAGSHLKNLKILQLANCNLTILPNWCVEQSKLESLELQNNQLTTLPNEFEWLKELRRLNIDNNKFEQVPRVLATIEKLHHLSCDNNEITDENLYEFRRLKNS comes from the coding sequence ATGTTACTAAAGCTAAGTAAGAAGCATGACCTCTTTGAGGCCAGCAAAAATATTGATAATTACTTATCCGTAGAAAATCTCGAATTCTCACTTAAGCACTCGTGTCACATCATAATCGACTGTGCAAAACTATCGTCTTTAAGAAAGCTATATATCTACGCCCAAGCTCAGTGCAAACTTACACTGAGTAATGCTCAAGAGCTTGAGATCTTAAAGCTCAAGGGAGTATGCAACCTACAAGAGCTAGCAGGAAGTCATCTTAAAAACTTAAAAATACTCCAATTAGCAAATTGCAATCTTACAATACTTCCTAATTGGTGCGTGGAACAAAGCAAGCTTGAAAGCCTTGAGCTACAAAACAATCAACTTACAACTCTTCCTAATGAGTTTGAGTGGCTCAAAGAACTTAGACGCTTAAATATCGATAACAACAAATTTGAGCAAGTGCCACGAGTCCTTGCAACAATAGAGAAGCTACACCACCTTTCATGTGACAATAATGAAATCACTGATGAAAATCTTTATGAATTTAGAAGACTCAAAAATAGCTAA
- a CDS encoding HAD-IIIA family hydrolase: MFDIVLCQRDFQEIKECFGDSGKFEIHEFSGDSQLRAYLNDNKTVLLITTKSSVKPDLFNLFEMPKKGNCEYYYLSKLNLDRDELEACEKFFPDVRDISVCADYYSASGVFYIDQIDPVGMPNFSKEIMPVLKRYFKDSDYKEALFLDRDGVLNIDHSYVHKIEELELVSGAYEFLLDDYNKTRLKIVLTNQSGVSKGKFEYTDVEKFNSALNESLHHLIDAFYIAPFEFLKGVGQYKYHSLLRKPHPGMLLEACFDFAVDLKKSYMVGDKQSDQLNFPLLETIHLKNRYPLEGVKYLANNFAEVLKFAKTLPNKTN, encoded by the coding sequence ATGTTTGATATTGTATTATGTCAGAGAGACTTTCAAGAAATTAAAGAATGCTTTGGTGACTCTGGAAAATTTGAAATTCATGAATTCTCTGGCGACTCCCAATTACGAGCATACTTGAATGATAATAAAACAGTACTCTTAATTACGACAAAAAGTAGTGTGAAACCTGATCTTTTTAATCTTTTTGAAATGCCAAAAAAAGGCAATTGCGAATACTACTACCTTTCTAAGTTAAATCTCGATAGAGATGAACTTGAGGCCTGTGAGAAATTCTTTCCAGATGTGAGAGATATCTCTGTTTGTGCTGATTATTATAGTGCTAGTGGTGTTTTTTATATCGATCAAATTGATCCAGTGGGAATGCCAAATTTTTCAAAAGAAATTATGCCTGTTCTAAAGCGCTACTTTAAAGATAGCGATTATAAAGAGGCGCTCTTTCTAGATCGTGATGGAGTATTAAATATCGACCATTCTTATGTTCATAAAATTGAAGAACTCGAATTAGTCTCAGGGGCCTACGAGTTTCTACTAGATGATTACAATAAGACTAGGCTTAAGATTGTTCTGACAAATCAGTCAGGTGTATCAAAAGGTAAGTTTGAGTATACTGATGTTGAAAAATTTAATAGTGCATTAAATGAATCACTTCATCATTTAATTGATGCTTTCTATATTGCTCCATTTGAGTTTCTAAAGGGTGTTGGTCAGTATAAGTACCATTCTCTTTTAAGAAAACCTCACCCAGGGATGCTGCTAGAAGCTTGTTTTGACTTTGCTGTTGATTTGAAAAAATCATATATGGTAGGGGATAAACAAAGTGATCAACTCAACTTTCCTCTTCTCGAAACGATTCATCTAAAGAATCGCTATCCTTTAGAAGGTGTGAAATATTTGGCAAATAATTTTGCGGAAGTATTAAAATTTGCCAAGACGTTGCCAAATAAGACAAATTGA